Proteins encoded in a region of the Clostridium butyricum genome:
- a CDS encoding YgiQ family radical SAM protein produces the protein MTNEKKFLPISKRDMIDRGWDQCDFIIVTGDAYIDHHSFGTAIISRVLEAQGYKVGIIPQPDWKNIYDFQRLGRPKYAFLVNGGNMDSMVNHYTVSKKRREKDMYSPGGKMGLRPDYATIVYCNKIREAYKNIDIVIGGVEASLRRFAHYDYWENKVRKSILLDSSADLLIYGMGEKPIVEIAEGLKNGVKAKDINYVRGTCYLAENLDYVQDYIEIPSYKEVVSDKKKYAESSRIEYQEQDSVRGKVLVQKHGNIYMVQNIPQPPLNREELDKVYDLPYMKNYHPIYEKHGGIAAIEEVKFSTVSSRGCFGDCKFCAITLHQGRVVQSRSKESILKEIEGITHLPDFKGYIHDVGGPTANFRKPACDRQLAFGACKGKECLSPSVCSNMDVDHTEYLDLLRSIRKVPGVKKAFVRSGLRYDYIMADKDDTFFKELVEHHVSGQLKVAPEHVSAQVLKYMGKPSGDTYDKFVSKFEKITKKIGKKQYIVPYLMSSHPGSTLECAIELAEYLRDINYHPEQVQDFYPTPGTPSTTIYYTGIDPITMKEVYVPKSKHEKAMQRALLQHRNPKYYNLVYEALVEAGRTDLIGDGPKCLIRDKKRCNGNGNQNSFLHDKSKVVSGKSKNSKKISRNNNRNSDKNSKLGSAKAKDNSGNKNYIGKKKTNKSKTSGRKGR, from the coding sequence ATGACAAATGAAAAGAAGTTTTTACCAATAAGCAAGAGAGATATGATAGATCGAGGCTGGGACCAGTGCGATTTTATAATTGTAACCGGTGATGCATACATTGATCATCATAGCTTTGGTACTGCAATTATATCAAGAGTTCTTGAAGCACAAGGGTATAAAGTGGGAATTATTCCACAGCCTGATTGGAAGAATATTTATGACTTTCAAAGACTTGGACGTCCAAAGTATGCGTTTTTAGTTAATGGTGGAAACATGGATTCTATGGTAAATCATTATACTGTAAGTAAAAAAAGAAGAGAAAAGGATATGTATTCTCCAGGTGGAAAAATGGGACTTAGACCTGATTATGCTACCATTGTTTATTGTAATAAAATAAGAGAAGCATATAAGAATATAGATATTGTAATTGGAGGTGTTGAAGCAAGCCTTAGAAGATTTGCTCATTATGATTACTGGGAAAATAAAGTTAGAAAATCAATACTTTTAGATAGTAGTGCAGATCTTTTAATTTATGGGATGGGTGAAAAGCCTATAGTGGAAATTGCTGAAGGACTTAAAAATGGTGTAAAAGCTAAAGATATAAATTATGTAAGGGGAACGTGTTATCTAGCAGAGAATTTAGATTATGTACAGGATTATATAGAGATTCCTTCTTATAAAGAAGTAGTTAGTGACAAGAAAAAATATGCAGAATCTAGCAGGATAGAGTATCAAGAACAAGATTCTGTAAGAGGAAAAGTACTTGTTCAAAAACATGGAAATATATACATGGTTCAAAATATACCACAGCCTCCACTAAACAGAGAGGAGCTTGACAAAGTTTATGATCTTCCATATATGAAAAATTATCATCCTATTTATGAAAAGCATGGAGGAATCGCAGCAATTGAAGAAGTTAAATTTAGTACAGTAAGTTCTAGAGGATGTTTTGGGGATTGTAAGTTCTGTGCTATTACTCTTCATCAGGGAAGAGTTGTTCAAAGTAGAAGTAAGGAATCTATCTTAAAGGAAATTGAAGGAATTACTCACTTACCAGACTTTAAAGGTTATATACATGATGTTGGAGGTCCAACAGCCAATTTCAGGAAGCCTGCATGTGATAGACAGTTGGCTTTTGGTGCATGTAAGGGTAAGGAATGTCTTTCTCCAAGTGTATGTAGCAATATGGATGTAGATCACACGGAATATTTGGATCTTCTTAGAAGTATTAGAAAAGTTCCAGGGGTTAAAAAAGCTTTTGTACGTTCTGGTCTTAGATATGATTATATAATGGCTGATAAGGACGATACCTTCTTTAAAGAACTTGTAGAACATCATGTTAGTGGGCAGCTTAAAGTAGCACCAGAACATGTTTCAGCTCAAGTTTTAAAGTATATGGGTAAACCAAGCGGAGATACTTATGATAAATTTGTATCTAAATTTGAAAAGATAACTAAGAAAATAGGAAAAAAACAATATATAGTACCATACTTAATGTCATCTCATCCTGGAAGTACGTTAGAATGTGCAATAGAGCTTGCAGAATATTTACGTGACATTAATTATCATCCTGAACAGGTCCAGGATTTTTATCCTACGCCAGGAACACCTTCAACAACAATATACTATACAGGAATAGATCCAATTACAATGAAAGAAGTTTATGTTCCAAAGAGTAAGCACGAAAAAGCAATGCAAAGAGCTCTTCTTCAACATAGAAATCCTAAATATTACAATCTTGTTTATGAAGCACTTGTAGAGGCAGGAAGAACTGATTTAATAGGAGATGGACCAAAGTGTTTAATAAGAGATAAGAAAAGATGCAATGGAAATGGAAACCAAAATAGTTTCTTACATGATAAATCTAAAGTTGTATCTGGAAAATCAAAGAATTCTAAAAAGATTAGTAGAAATAATAACAGAAATTCAGATAAGAATTCAAAATTAGGAAGTGCTAAAGCTAAAGATAATTCTGGAAACAAAAATTATATTGGAAAGAAAAAGACAAATAAGAGTAAAACTTCAGGAAGAAAAGGAAGATAA
- a CDS encoding isochorismatase family cysteine hydrolase, which yields MKKALLVIDAQDDFIGEQRSKKKFDYENDIDELIDNINNAITCYDDGNCEVIYVAHVLPSSYINKKFIGYGISGSEGAKINEKIKIVSENYFEKQTPNAFKNNNLRRFIKENDINEVKIVGCDACNAVSATAKGAVELGLKVSVMRSATATVNEERFIKLSSKLKGFGVAYI from the coding sequence ATGAAAAAAGCACTTTTAGTTATTGATGCTCAAGATGATTTTATTGGGGAGCAGCGGAGTAAGAAAAAGTTTGATTATGAAAATGACATTGATGAACTGATTGACAATATTAATAATGCTATAACATGTTATGATGATGGCAATTGTGAAGTTATCTATGTTGCACATGTACTTCCAAGCAGCTATATAAATAAAAAATTTATAGGTTATGGAATTTCAGGAAGTGAAGGGGCAAAGATTAATGAAAAAATAAAAATAGTATCAGAAAATTATTTTGAAAAACAAACACCAAATGCTTTTAAAAATAATAATCTAAGAAGATTTATAAAAGAAAATGACATAAATGAAGTTAAGATAGTAGGGTGTGATGCTTGTAATGCAGTTTCTGCTACAGCAAAAGGTGCAGTAGAACTTGGACTTAAAGTAAGTGTAATGCGCAGTGCAACAGCAACAGTAAACGAAGAAAGATTCATTAAGTTAAGCAGCAAATTAAAGGGATTTGGAGTAGCTTATATATAA
- a CDS encoding exodeoxyribonuclease III has protein sequence MTLKKLISWNVNGLRACVKKGFLDYFNEMDADIFCVQETKLQEGQIDLELEGYYDYWNYAEKKGYSGTAVFTKEKPISVKMGLGIEEHDNEGRVITLEYDKFFLVNVYTPNSQQKLARLEYRMIWEDVFRNYLKDLEKNKPVILCGDLNVAHKEIDLKNPSSNRKNAGFSDEERSKMSELLNSGFTDTFRYFYPDIEGVYSWWSYRFNARANNAGWRIDYFIVSQSLNDKLEDAKIHTSIEGSDHCPVELEINL, from the coding sequence ATGACTTTGAAAAAATTAATATCTTGGAATGTAAATGGATTAAGAGCTTGTGTAAAAAAAGGATTTTTAGATTATTTTAATGAAATGGATGCAGATATTTTCTGTGTTCAAGAAACAAAGCTTCAAGAAGGTCAGATAGATCTTGAACTTGAAGGTTATTATGATTACTGGAATTATGCTGAGAAAAAGGGATATTCGGGGACTGCTGTATTTACAAAAGAAAAACCTATAAGTGTAAAAATGGGCCTAGGAATAGAAGAGCATGATAATGAGGGAAGAGTAATTACATTAGAATATGATAAATTCTTTCTTGTTAATGTGTACACTCCAAACTCACAACAGAAACTTGCACGATTAGAATATAGAATGATCTGGGAAGATGTATTTAGAAATTATCTCAAGGATCTTGAAAAAAATAAGCCTGTAATTTTATGTGGAGACTTAAATGTTGCTCATAAAGAAATAGATTTAAAAAATCCATCTAGCAATAGAAAAAATGCAGGATTTAGTGATGAAGAAAGAAGCAAGATGTCAGAACTTTTAAATTCAGGTTTTACAGATACATTTAGATATTTTTATCCAGATATTGAAGGTGTATATTCATGGTGGTCTTACAGATTTAATGCAAGAGCGAATAATGCAGGATGGAGAATTGATTACTTTATTGTATCACAATCATTAAATGATAAGCTTGAAGATGCAAAGATACATACATCAATTGAGGGTTCTGATCATTGTCCAGTAGAACTTGAAATAAACTTATAA
- a CDS encoding ABC transporter ATP-binding protein, which translates to MKKPVIEFKDFSFKYKAQSKPTLKNINLTIYEGEKVLIVGPSGSGKSTLSNAINGLVPFKYEGDITGSLKINDKETKELSIAELSNMVGTVLQDPDGQFIGLTVGEDIAFKLENDCVELRTMKEKVINAAKMVNIEDYLTSSPHRLSGGQKQRVSLGGVIAAESNILLFDEPLASLDPATGNMAIELIEKIKNESQKTVIIIEHRLEEVLHCDVDRIIVVNDGEIVSDLSPCKLLSSEILKENGIREPLYLTALKYAGCIIDETLNPESIEKLCYEKCSENIKQWYDNIDEPEEYNTGNSILELKNVSFDYNSNRQTLKNVSFKINKGEMVSIVGRNGAGKSTISKLICGFYQPSEGSILFEGKDMRDSTIKERAEKIGMVMQNPNQMICQTMIFDEVAFGLRIRNYSEEEINKIVLNTLKICGLYEFRNWPISALSFGQKKRVTIASILAINPDVIILDEPTAGQDFKHYTEIMEFLKELNERGVTIIMITHDMHLMLEYTDRAIVLSNGKMLKDDTTADILTDEEVIREANLRETSLYTLALKCGIKDPKNFVEKFIKEDRRIRE; encoded by the coding sequence ATGAAAAAACCTGTAATAGAATTTAAGGATTTTAGTTTTAAATATAAAGCACAAAGCAAACCAACCTTAAAAAATATTAATTTAACCATATATGAGGGGGAAAAGGTTCTTATTGTAGGTCCATCTGGAAGTGGAAAAAGTACACTTTCAAATGCAATAAATGGACTTGTTCCATTCAAATATGAAGGAGATATAACTGGAAGCCTAAAGATAAATGATAAAGAAACAAAAGAGTTGAGTATAGCTGAATTATCTAATATGGTAGGAACTGTTCTTCAGGATCCAGATGGGCAGTTTATTGGACTTACAGTTGGTGAGGATATTGCTTTTAAATTAGAAAATGATTGTGTTGAATTAAGAACAATGAAGGAAAAGGTAATAAATGCGGCTAAGATGGTAAATATTGAAGATTATTTAACATCTTCTCCACATAGATTATCAGGAGGGCAGAAACAGAGAGTATCATTAGGAGGTGTTATTGCAGCTGAATCCAATATACTATTGTTTGATGAGCCTCTGGCAAGTCTTGACCCAGCAACTGGAAATATGGCTATAGAGTTAATTGAAAAAATAAAAAATGAGTCACAAAAAACAGTTATAATAATAGAGCATAGACTTGAAGAAGTACTTCATTGTGATGTAGATAGAATAATAGTAGTTAATGATGGAGAAATAGTGAGCGACTTATCTCCATGTAAATTACTAAGTTCAGAAATATTAAAAGAAAACGGAATAAGAGAACCTTTATATTTAACTGCATTAAAATATGCTGGATGTATTATAGATGAAACTTTAAATCCTGAAAGTATTGAAAAGCTGTGTTATGAAAAATGTAGTGAAAATATAAAACAGTGGTATGATAATATTGATGAACCTGAAGAGTATAATACAGGTAATTCAATACTCGAATTAAAAAATGTATCATTTGATTATAACAGTAATAGACAGACATTAAAAAATGTATCCTTTAAAATTAATAAAGGTGAAATGGTAAGCATAGTAGGAAGAAATGGTGCAGGAAAGTCAACTATTTCAAAACTTATATGTGGATTTTATCAGCCATCTGAAGGTAGCATATTATTTGAAGGAAAGGACATGAGGGACTCAACAATAAAGGAACGTGCAGAAAAAATAGGAATGGTTATGCAAAATCCTAATCAGATGATATGTCAGACAATGATATTTGATGAAGTTGCTTTTGGTCTTAGAATAAGAAATTATAGCGAGGAAGAAATCAATAAAATAGTATTAAATACATTAAAAATTTGTGGTCTATATGAATTTAGGAATTGGCCAATTTCAGCATTGAGTTTTGGACAGAAAAAAAGAGTTACGATAGCCTCAATACTTGCAATAAACCCCGACGTTATAATACTTGATGAACCTACAGCTGGGCAGGATTTTAAGCATTACACTGAAATAATGGAATTCTTGAAGGAATTAAATGAAAGAGGAGTAACAATAATAATGATTACTCATGATATGCATTTAATGCTTGAGTATACAGATAGAGCAATTGTATTATCTAATGGAAAGATGCTTAAGGATGATACAACAGCAGATATTCTTACTGATGAGGAAGTTATAAGAGAGGCTAACCTTAGAGAAACATCGTTATATACCTTAGCATTAAAATGTGGCATTAAAGATCCTAAGAATTTTGTTGAAAAATTTATAAAAGAGGATAGGAGGATTAGAGAATAA
- a CDS encoding ribonuclease Z, with amino-acid sequence MIDILLLGCGGGMPMPGRFLSASLLMYKGRKILIDCGEGTQVSMRMCNAGFKTIDVICISHIHGDHIVGLPGLLGTIGNSGRSEKLTIIGPEGITKAVNGLRTIVEWLPYEIDIIENPKESIDIMNEEVKVSFFEADHSAPCLGYSFYIKRTPKFDLDSAMKNNVPKNLWNILQKKSEFVEVDGVIYERNMVMGEERKGIKISFITDSRPSIEIPDFIDNSDLFICEGTYGSDDDIEKAVKNKHMTFREAAQLACEGKVKNMILTHFGTAMSDPVLYENNAKEVFKDTIIGYDRLKFSMDFDK; translated from the coding sequence ATGATTGATATTTTGTTATTAGGATGTGGTGGTGGTATGCCAATGCCAGGAAGGTTTTTATCAGCATCTTTATTAATGTATAAAGGACGTAAGATTTTAATTGATTGTGGTGAAGGAACTCAAGTATCAATGCGTATGTGTAATGCTGGTTTTAAAACTATTGATGTAATATGCATAAGTCATATACATGGAGATCATATTGTTGGACTTCCAGGTCTTCTTGGAACTATAGGCAATAGTGGAAGAAGTGAAAAACTTACTATTATTGGTCCAGAAGGGATTACAAAAGCAGTAAATGGTTTACGAACTATTGTTGAATGGCTTCCGTATGAAATAGATATTATTGAAAATCCTAAGGAGAGTATTGATATTATGAACGAGGAAGTAAAAGTTTCTTTTTTTGAAGCAGATCATTCAGCACCATGTCTTGGATATAGTTTTTATATAAAAAGAACTCCGAAATTTGATTTAGATAGTGCTATGAAAAACAATGTACCTAAAAATTTATGGAATATACTTCAGAAAAAATCAGAATTTGTTGAAGTTGACGGAGTTATATATGAAAGAAATATGGTTATGGGAGAAGAGAGAAAAGGAATAAAGATTAGTTTTATTACGGACTCAAGGCCAAGTATAGAAATTCCAGACTTCATTGATAATAGTGATTTGTTTATATGTGAAGGAACATATGGAAGTGATGATGATATAGAAAAAGCAGTTAAAAATAAACACATGACTTTTAGAGAAGCAGCACAGCTTGCTTGTGAGGGAAAAGTTAAAAATATGATTTTAACTCATTTTGGAACAGCTATGTCAGATCCTGTTTTATATGAGAACAATGCAAAAGAAGTTTTTAAAGATACAATAATAGGTTATGATAGATTAAAATTTAGTATGGATTTTGATAAATAA
- the yaaA gene encoding peroxide stress protein YaaA translates to MIIVLSPAKTLEINKNFSNLPMTEPQFLEKSEILIKELKKYDEYSLASLMKTSPKLTALNKDRIEQWSKSLDNAFISIGAFKGEAYRGLDTGSYSIEELFYANDHLRILSGLYGVLRPFDGINFYRLEMGTKLKFKTYKDLYDYWGEEIQENIYKELINDDKILVNLASNEYFKSIECIKKYDDVTVITPTFKENRNGEYKVVTTKAKRARGLMATFIIRNKITEIHELKKFNYEGYEYDEELSNENEMIFTRENGWEERILHNVE, encoded by the coding sequence ATGATAATAGTATTATCACCAGCGAAAACATTAGAAATAAATAAGAATTTTAGCAATCTTCCAATGACAGAGCCACAATTTTTAGAGAAATCTGAAATTTTAATAAAGGAATTAAAAAAGTATGATGAATATTCATTAGCTAGTCTTATGAAAACAAGTCCAAAACTTACAGCCTTGAACAAGGATAGGATTGAACAGTGGAGTAAAAGTCTAGATAATGCGTTTATATCAATTGGAGCATTTAAGGGAGAAGCTTACAGAGGTCTTGATACGGGCAGTTATTCAATTGAAGAATTATTCTATGCTAATGATCATTTGAGAATACTTAGTGGTTTATATGGGGTTTTAAGACCATTTGACGGTATAAATTTTTATAGATTGGAAATGGGAACAAAACTTAAATTTAAAACATATAAAGATTTATATGATTATTGGGGAGAAGAAATACAAGAAAATATTTATAAAGAACTTATAAATGATGATAAAATATTAGTTAATCTGGCATCAAATGAATATTTTAAAAGTATTGAATGTATTAAAAAATATGATGATGTTACTGTTATAACACCAACATTTAAAGAGAATAGAAATGGAGAATATAAAGTAGTAACAACCAAGGCTAAAAGAGCAAGGGGTCTTATGGCAACATTTATAATAAGAAATAAGATAACAGAAATTCATGAACTTAAAAAATTTAATTATGAAGGATATGAGTATGATGAAGAGTTATCAAATGAAAATGAAATGATTTTTACAAGAGAGAATGGATGGGAAGAAAGAATTTTACATAATGTGGAATGA
- a CDS encoding ECF-type riboflavin transporter substrate-binding protein yields the protein MNNGKLTIKTIVAIGIGSAVFMILGRFAAIPTGIPNTEIQTAYAFLALMAIIYGPVAGVSIGFIGHTLKDLTAYGSPWFSWIIASAVVGLVIGLAWKKIKIDEGNFGKRKIIMFNLTQIIANIVAWYFVAPTLDIFIYAEPSNKVYIQGAVAGISNMITIGVLGSILLYLYSKTRVKKGSLMAEE from the coding sequence ATGAATAATGGAAAATTAACTATTAAAACAATAGTTGCTATTGGTATAGGGTCTGCTGTATTCATGATATTAGGAAGATTTGCAGCTATTCCAACAGGAATTCCTAATACAGAAATACAAACAGCTTACGCCTTTTTAGCATTAATGGCAATAATTTATGGACCAGTAGCAGGAGTATCAATAGGATTTATAGGTCATACGTTAAAGGATCTTACTGCATATGGATCACCTTGGTTTAGCTGGATAATTGCTTCAGCAGTAGTGGGACTTGTTATAGGACTTGCATGGAAGAAAATAAAAATTGATGAAGGTAATTTTGGAAAAAGAAAAATTATAATGTTTAACCTTACTCAAATTATTGCTAATATAGTTGCATGGTATTTTGTTGCACCTACTTTAGATATTTTCATTTATGCTGAACCTTCAAATAAAGTTTATATTCAAGGTGCTGTAGCTGGAATTTCTAATATGATTACTATAGGAGTTCTTGGAAGTATACTTTTATATTTATACTCTAAGACAAGAGTAAAAAAAGGAAGCCTTATGGCTGAAGAATAA
- a CDS encoding ATP-binding protein translates to MFGISGLGKENITRKSITRKYKNARITILDAKYKKVDGKDVLLDEEKVDKLFSDVNKACEINSSRHNPSSKRILIANDESKIEELLNKEDKEELKETVFNDEFMDVYEPRYSMEDVYLEDREKKQIITTLNIKKHENIIYRQWGFKNSYNGNRPVIFNFFGAPGTGKSMAAEAVAKYLNKKIYSINYANLESKYVGQTPKNIKKAFEKARTDDAVLVFEEADSFLGKRLTNISQSADYGVNITRSVMLLELEKFSGVVIFTTNLLENYDEAFKRRILASVEFKIPDEKGRKAIFDVHMPEKLPLAEDVNSEVLAQEFTKVSGADIKDIIFMAAINAIERKEKENNEKQEKLIKSVVYDEEKKAENECISGLTTDEEDHNKSEDNIQPKLIVINAEKEIAADCEDNEEYIESSDDVFDEISEEKEESKMTEQESAFTKAEEPEQNSTDAVVTMDDFREAYRNIKNRYIYN, encoded by the coding sequence ATGTTTGGAATTAGTGGTTTAGGTAAAGAGAACATTACTAGAAAGAGTATTACAAGAAAGTATAAGAATGCAAGAATAACAATTCTTGATGCTAAATATAAAAAAGTTGATGGTAAAGATGTACTTCTTGATGAAGAAAAGGTAGACAAGCTGTTTAGTGATGTGAATAAGGCGTGTGAAATTAACAGCTCAAGGCATAATCCAAGCAGCAAGAGAATTCTTATTGCAAATGATGAAAGTAAAATTGAAGAATTATTAAATAAAGAAGATAAAGAAGAGCTTAAAGAAACAGTTTTTAATGATGAATTCATGGATGTTTATGAGCCAAGATATAGTATGGAAGATGTTTATCTTGAAGATAGAGAAAAGAAACAGATAATAACTACTTTAAATATTAAAAAGCATGAAAATATAATATATAGACAATGGGGATTTAAGAATAGTTACAATGGAAACAGACCAGTTATATTTAATTTTTTTGGAGCTCCTGGTACTGGAAAGAGTATGGCAGCTGAAGCTGTGGCAAAGTATCTTAATAAGAAAATTTATTCAATAAATTATGCTAATCTTGAATCAAAATATGTAGGACAAACACCTAAAAATATTAAAAAAGCATTTGAAAAGGCTAGAACTGATGATGCTGTTTTAGTTTTTGAAGAAGCAGATTCATTTTTAGGAAAACGTCTTACCAATATAAGCCAATCGGCAGATTATGGTGTAAATATAACTAGAAGTGTTATGCTATTAGAATTAGAAAAATTCTCTGGAGTCGTAATTTTTACTACGAATCTTTTAGAGAATTATGATGAGGCATTTAAGAGAAGAATACTTGCAAGTGTCGAATTTAAAATACCGGATGAAAAAGGAAGAAAAGCAATATTTGATGTTCATATGCCAGAAAAACTTCCTCTTGCAGAAGATGTTAATTCAGAAGTGCTTGCACAGGAATTTACAAAAGTATCAGGTGCTGATATTAAGGACATAATATTTATGGCAGCAATAAATGCAATTGAAAGAAAAGAAAAAGAGAATAATGAAAAACAAGAAAAATTAATAAAATCAGTTGTATATGATGAAGAGAAAAAAGCAGAAAATGAATGTATATCAGGTTTAACAACTGATGAAGAAGATCATAATAAATCTGAAGATAATATACAGCCTAAATTAATAGTTATAAATGCTGAAAAGGAAATTGCTGCGGACTGTGAAGATAATGAAGAATATATCGAATCATCAGATGATGTCTTTGATGAAATTAGTGAAGAAAAAGAAGAATCTAAAATGACAGAGCAAGAAAGTGCTTTTACAAAAGCAGAAGAACCAGAACAAAATAGTACGGATGCTGTTGTGACTATGGATGATTTTAGAGAAGCATATAGAAATATTAAAAATAGATATATTTATAATTAA
- a CDS encoding DUF5673 domain-containing protein, whose protein sequence is MDLLTIIGLIVILGISGMLFLKERKHKLIYCGRNQNYYLVPLIIIIFIGVTFFSGRSIKPADIMVVIVIIPVAFVGNKCGITENGILLSSYLTTWDKISSYSITEEKNRYTLYYEGNGVRRRINFSKSVGEEVDNYLSKNRKIRHRKK, encoded by the coding sequence GTGGATTTATTAACAATAATTGGATTAATTGTAATATTAGGTATAAGCGGAATGTTATTTTTAAAAGAAAGAAAACATAAACTTATTTATTGTGGACGAAACCAGAATTATTATTTAGTTCCATTAATCATCATTATTTTTATAGGAGTTACATTTTTCTCTGGAAGAAGTATCAAGCCAGCAGATATTATGGTTGTAATTGTTATTATTCCAGTGGCATTTGTAGGTAATAAATGTGGAATTACAGAGAATGGAATTCTTTTAAGCAGTTATCTTACAACGTGGGATAAAATTAGTTCTTATTCTATAACAGAAGAAAAGAATAGGTATACATTATATTATGAAGGTAATGGTGTAAGAAGAAGAATTAATTTTTCAAAGTCTGTTGGAGAAGAAGTTGATAATTATTTATCTAAAAATAGAAAGATAAGACATAGAAAAAAATAG